The Oceanispirochaeta sp. M1 genome contains a region encoding:
- a CDS encoding ABC transporter permease produces the protein MRKTKLDKKMDIMRAREEAGLLKSDEKSRTVKKFKSNKLAVAGLIIFGIIMIMTLLAPVFTRHDPMKIDIMNRLESPSSEHIFGTDKTGRDVYARVLYGGRISIFVGLGSAIGSALIGVALGCYAGYKGGWLDTIVMRASEMLMSFPRIILVLLLVSIVGPSLWNLIFIFIISGWGPIYRQTRAKMLSIREEEYVQALNAFGLNDLVICYKHMLPNAFGPIMVNITLSTAMFILQETSLSFLGLGIPLNIPTWGNILNVAQDITVLKEYWWIWLPVGIVISIFVLSVNLIGDGLRDSSDPSQQG, from the coding sequence ATGAGAAAAACAAAACTTGATAAAAAAATGGATATCATGCGGGCCCGGGAAGAAGCCGGCCTGCTGAAAAGTGATGAGAAGAGCAGAACTGTAAAAAAGTTCAAGAGTAATAAACTTGCCGTTGCCGGGCTGATCATCTTTGGAATTATTATGATCATGACACTCCTGGCTCCTGTTTTTACACGTCATGATCCCATGAAAATAGATATTATGAATCGACTGGAATCACCTTCATCAGAGCATATCTTCGGTACTGATAAAACTGGACGTGATGTTTATGCAAGGGTTCTTTACGGTGGGAGAATCTCTATCTTTGTAGGTCTGGGTTCGGCTATCGGGTCGGCTCTGATCGGAGTGGCTCTTGGCTGCTATGCGGGATATAAGGGAGGTTGGCTGGATACCATCGTCATGAGAGCATCTGAGATGCTGATGTCTTTTCCCCGGATCATACTGGTTCTGCTGCTGGTCTCCATTGTAGGACCCAGTCTCTGGAATCTGATCTTTATTTTTATTATTTCGGGATGGGGGCCTATCTACAGGCAGACTCGTGCCAAGATGTTATCAATCCGGGAAGAAGAGTATGTTCAGGCATTAAATGCATTCGGTTTGAATGATCTTGTCATCTGTTACAAGCATATGCTGCCCAATGCTTTTGGTCCTATCATGGTAAATATAACTCTGAGTACGGCTATGTTTATTCTGCAGGAGACCTCATTGAGTTTCCTCGGTCTGGGTATCCCTTTGAACATTCCCACCTGGGGAAACATTCTCAATGTGGCTCAGGATATAACAGTACTGAAAGAATACTGGTGGATATGGCTCCCCGTAGGGATTGTCATTTCAATTTTTGTTCTCAGTGTCAATCTCATCGGAGATGGGCTTAGAGACAGTTCTGACCCATCACAACAAGGATAA
- a CDS encoding ABC transporter permease — translation MILNIRRRKLLTFILRRLLIIIPMIIVISFLVFAGIELTPGDAVSYMVSPDMLAELSPEALDSMRDSLGLNDPFIVRYFNWAEGVFKGDFGYSLASGVPISDIVFDRLPATLELSLAALILSSIFGSILGTISAIKKGSLTDTVFTIVGMIGVSIPRFFFGLVAIMIFSLKLGWLPHGGRLLPGMETYWDRLPHLILPALVLAFTLTAGVMRYSRASMLDALNKEYIRTARSKGLPEWRVNLVHGFRVALTPVIVLVGFRLPMLIGGTVVIEKVFQWPGVGKEFVDAVQSQNLPLIMMIALFTVMAVLVASFLVDLFTAMLDPRIKLD, via the coding sequence TTGATACTGAATATAAGGAGAAGAAAATTGCTGACGTTTATTCTTAGACGCTTACTGATTATCATTCCGATGATTATTGTAATAAGTTTTCTTGTATTTGCAGGAATTGAATTGACTCCTGGTGATGCTGTTTCTTACATGGTCAGCCCCGATATGCTGGCCGAACTGTCGCCGGAGGCTCTTGATTCAATGCGGGACAGTCTGGGATTGAATGATCCCTTCATCGTCCGTTATTTCAACTGGGCCGAAGGGGTCTTCAAGGGAGATTTCGGCTATAGCCTGGCCAGCGGTGTACCTATCTCGGACATCGTATTTGACAGACTGCCCGCCACATTGGAGCTCTCTCTGGCTGCTCTGATATTATCATCAATATTCGGGAGTATTCTGGGAACTATCTCGGCTATCAAAAAAGGATCTTTAACGGATACGGTATTTACGATTGTAGGAATGATCGGAGTCTCCATTCCCCGGTTTTTCTTTGGACTGGTGGCTATCATGATCTTTTCATTGAAGCTGGGCTGGCTTCCCCATGGAGGCCGTCTGTTGCCTGGAATGGAGACATACTGGGACAGACTGCCCCATCTTATTTTACCAGCTCTTGTGCTGGCATTTACCCTGACTGCCGGTGTTATGCGTTATTCCCGGGCCAGTATGCTGGATGCCCTGAATAAGGAGTACATACGTACTGCCCGGAGCAAGGGACTTCCCGAATGGCGGGTCAACCTTGTTCATGGATTCCGTGTGGCTTTGACCCCTGTAATTGTTCTTGTCGGATTCCGTCTACCCATGCTTATAGGTGGAACAGTAGTCATCGAGAAAGTCTTTCAATGGCCGGGAGTCGGGAAGGAATTTGTGGATGCTGTGCAGTCGCAGAATCTGCCGCTGATTATGATGATCGCCCTGTTTACGGTCATGGCTGTTCTGGTTGCCAGTTTTCTGGTGGATCTGTTTACAGCCATGCTGGACCCGAGAATCAAGCTGGATTAG
- a CDS encoding sulfatase-like hydrolase/transferase — MKDERPNVLMICVDHWPGALLGSAGHKGIMTPTLDQLCDNGILFTEAYSCTPTCIPARRTLMTGTSAKTHGDRTFQQTLRMPEGIPTLAETMKSAGYQCSAVGKLHTYPQRNRLGFDEALICEEGRHHLGLDRDDYELYLAENGQLGAELSHGMSVNQYTVRPWHLDEKYHPTHWITKNMCRSIQRRNPEKPGFWYCSYTAPHPPITPLHDYLDMYRDIEMDEPYTAEWAENYDELPYALKNQINRKRTPTGPRAMEQAKKGFYAQCTYVDHQIRLLLGTLWEEGLLDNTMIIFTCDHGDALGNHNLLGKKQMFESTAKIPMIFVPPAGTDMEGLKKDNLVCLRDVMPTILEQCNIQLPDSVEGQSMFSESSRAYLYGEHDEGDTATRMIRQGDYKLIYFPTGNRSYLFDLKNDPCELNNLEEHEEFSSILEELKSLLVKELYGDDLKWIKNGTLIGLPDKEYQVFADRNLSAQRGWRI; from the coding sequence ATGAAAGATGAAAGGCCTAATGTACTGATGATCTGTGTTGATCATTGGCCGGGAGCTCTCCTGGGCTCTGCCGGTCATAAGGGTATCATGACGCCTACACTGGATCAGCTCTGTGATAACGGAATCCTATTTACTGAAGCCTATTCCTGTACTCCCACCTGCATTCCAGCCAGGCGTACTCTAATGACGGGTACCAGTGCCAAAACCCATGGAGACAGGACATTTCAGCAGACTTTAAGAATGCCCGAAGGGATTCCTACACTGGCTGAAACAATGAAATCTGCGGGTTACCAATGCAGTGCTGTAGGCAAACTTCATACATATCCTCAAAGAAACCGTCTAGGTTTTGATGAGGCTCTGATCTGTGAAGAGGGGAGGCATCATCTTGGCCTTGATCGTGATGATTATGAGTTATATCTGGCCGAGAATGGACAGCTCGGTGCTGAGTTAAGCCATGGAATGAGTGTTAATCAATATACAGTCAGACCCTGGCATCTGGATGAAAAATATCATCCCACTCACTGGATTACAAAAAATATGTGCCGCAGTATTCAGAGACGAAATCCTGAAAAACCGGGATTCTGGTATTGTTCCTATACGGCTCCCCATCCTCCCATTACACCTCTGCATGATTATCTTGATATGTACCGTGATATTGAAATGGATGAACCCTATACAGCCGAATGGGCCGAAAACTATGACGAACTGCCTTATGCCCTTAAAAATCAGATAAACAGGAAAAGAACTCCTACTGGTCCCAGGGCAATGGAACAGGCCAAAAAAGGGTTTTATGCCCAGTGTACTTATGTGGATCATCAGATCAGATTACTTCTGGGGACACTCTGGGAGGAGGGGCTTCTTGATAACACCATGATTATTTTTACCTGTGATCATGGAGATGCCCTGGGAAACCATAATCTCCTGGGTAAAAAGCAGATGTTTGAATCCACAGCAAAAATCCCCATGATATTTGTTCCACCTGCCGGAACCGATATGGAGGGACTAAAAAAAGATAATTTAGTCTGTCTACGTGATGTAATGCCTACGATACTGGAACAATGTAATATACAGCTTCCCGACTCAGTTGAAGGACAGTCGATGTTTTCTGAGAGCTCTCGAGCCTATCTCTATGGTGAACATGATGAGGGTGATACAGCTACCAGAATGATCAGACAGGGTGATTATAAACTCATCTACTTTCCAACGGGTAATAGAAGCTATCTATTTGACTTGAAAAATGATCCCTGTGAACTTAATAATCTGGAAGAACATGAAGAATTTTCTTCCATTCTGGAGGAGTTAAAATCACTGCTGGTAAAAGAGCTTTATGGTGATGATCTTAAATGGATAAAAAATGGAACATTAATTGGTCTTCCTGATAAGGAGTATCAAGTTTTTGCTGACAGAAACCTGAGTGCTCAGAGAGGGTGGAGGATATAA
- a CDS encoding ABC transporter substrate-binding protein, which translates to MKKVLSVVLLTILMTAMAFAAGGQEESAGSSADMGNMDYALEQVGPITGSPLSDIRVRQAIGYAIDMDAVCASLFEGKAVPADSLIENGPWKATGLDRYKYDPEKAKALLAAAGWDSDYVLDVVYYYGDQLTVDLMTVMQAYLGEVGMQMTFRRVTGDVASQLWVSPANQEIGPAEVDWDIAYGAIGSAVLGGFFGRFTSTAANNSHTPTDVKYDALVDATRSTADVAKQMAAYNALSKYENKALYGLPLYYQQVFVAESKRVDRKGIPYGNEQFAYNWRIIDWDVTPDKNGERTLYMNSGPTEFFQHTFVNPGLMSTNKLIFDRLITADGSLTPSQGQLAEDYSLSADGLTLTMDLRNGVKWHDGVDFTAEDVQFTIEYTLKVPGINPIVEKTYASIEGAEAYKSGSADSVSGIQIDGDRITIKFAKLDPDAVFSFSQWPPLPKHLLEGTDPVTAQQNSYWQKPLGTGPFMVDEVNMNDYCTLVPFDKYWDKTGTGNIEKVFLTPSMDSDPNLVVNAEAGMIDYAFTKVVADVQAIESMDNMKIIPVDIRYTRLLYFNKFDRK; encoded by the coding sequence ATGAAGAAAGTGCTCAGTGTTGTATTACTGACCATTCTTATGACTGCCATGGCTTTTGCAGCAGGTGGTCAGGAAGAGTCTGCAGGTTCATCTGCAGATATGGGAAATATGGATTATGCCCTTGAACAAGTCGGCCCTATAACAGGTAGTCCCTTAAGTGATATCCGTGTCAGACAGGCAATTGGATATGCGATTGATATGGATGCCGTTTGTGCCAGTCTTTTTGAAGGAAAAGCCGTTCCTGCAGACAGCCTCATTGAAAATGGTCCCTGGAAAGCAACGGGACTGGATCGATATAAATATGATCCTGAAAAAGCCAAGGCTCTTCTGGCAGCAGCCGGTTGGGATTCTGATTATGTCCTGGATGTTGTTTATTACTATGGCGATCAGCTTACAGTAGATCTTATGACAGTAATGCAGGCATACCTTGGTGAAGTAGGAATGCAGATGACCTTCAGACGTGTGACAGGTGATGTTGCCAGTCAGCTCTGGGTTTCTCCTGCCAATCAGGAAATCGGACCTGCAGAAGTAGACTGGGACATTGCCTATGGTGCCATCGGTTCTGCTGTTCTTGGTGGATTCTTCGGCCGTTTTACTTCTACCGCTGCCAACAATTCTCATACCCCTACAGATGTAAAATATGATGCTCTGGTTGATGCTACCCGTTCTACTGCGGATGTTGCTAAACAGATGGCTGCATACAATGCACTGTCCAAATATGAAAATAAAGCTCTGTATGGCCTTCCTCTCTATTACCAGCAGGTTTTCGTTGCTGAAAGTAAACGCGTTGACAGAAAAGGTATACCCTATGGAAACGAGCAGTTTGCTTACAACTGGAGAATCATTGACTGGGATGTTACACCCGATAAAAATGGTGAAAGAACCCTTTATATGAACTCCGGACCCACTGAGTTCTTCCAGCATACATTTGTAAATCCCGGCCTTATGAGCACTAATAAACTGATCTTTGATCGTCTGATCACAGCTGATGGGTCCCTCACTCCGTCTCAGGGACAGCTCGCTGAAGATTACTCTTTGAGTGCAGATGGTCTTACTTTGACCATGGATCTCAGAAATGGTGTGAAATGGCATGACGGTGTTGATTTTACTGCTGAAGATGTACAGTTTACAATTGAATATACCCTGAAGGTCCCCGGTATCAACCCCATTGTTGAAAAGACTTATGCCTCCATCGAAGGTGCTGAAGCCTATAAATCCGGATCAGCTGATTCTGTAAGCGGTATTCAGATTGACGGTGACAGAATTACAATTAAGTTTGCAAAACTTGATCCCGATGCAGTATTTTCTTTTTCACAGTGGCCTCCTCTTCCCAAGCACCTTCTTGAAGGTACTGATCCTGTAACTGCTCAGCAGAACTCCTACTGGCAGAAACCCCTGGGAACAGGACCATTCATGGTAGATGAAGTGAATATGAATGACTACTGTACCCTCGTTCCCTTTGATAAATACTGGGATAAAACAGGTACAGGAAATATTGAAAAAGTATTCCTGACACCCTCAATGGATTCCGATCCTAACCTGGTTGTAAATGCTGAAGCTGGTATGATTGATTACGCTTTTACTAAAGTAGTTGCTGATGTTCAGGCTATTGAATCCATGGATAACATGAAAATCATCCCTGTAGACATTCGCTACACAAGACTTCTTTACTTCAACAAATTTGATAGAAAATAA
- a CDS encoding sulfatase, with product MSEKPNIILLYCDQLNARLLGFNGNKDIKTPNLDALAERSFVFDNAYCNNPICTPSRMSLLSGQYASTHGYYGLYGEEPHPLTSMFKTFSEQGYRCGALGKLHTPRYWVEKDADYVYDEFLEFPKYLEGAGLYEDNDNRFYEGVVTGKPSKLPYEHSCESALAKLTLRFVNQNVEKNEKVKADEPWFAWVSFARPHQPYTPSEPFASLYPAESVFLPPVDDCEKDSVKNQRSVVEEEKLRECVSSYMGLISQIDHSIGLILKGLEDSGQLENTILAFTTDHGDFAGEHGLYSKIGGISYKAVTKVPLFFCDFRNKINGRSDELIESVDVFPTICDMAGLETPNTIQGFSFHKHINGKDQKKRSSALTENIHRKALATREYRYISNLENEKDELYDLINDPWEHNNLIDNEGYKDKVAEMSRLLLKRLSQARKPYNSLNGFWYHHQYDDDGRMDTKNNAEPGAQW from the coding sequence GTGTCTGAAAAACCGAATATCATTTTACTTTATTGTGATCAGCTCAATGCCCGTCTCCTTGGATTCAATGGGAACAAAGATATTAAAACCCCTAATCTGGATGCCCTTGCCGAAAGGTCTTTTGTTTTTGATAACGCCTACTGTAATAATCCAATCTGTACTCCCAGCAGAATGAGTCTGCTTTCGGGTCAATATGCATCCACACATGGATACTATGGTCTCTATGGCGAAGAGCCTCATCCCCTGACCAGTATGTTTAAAACTTTTTCTGAACAGGGATATAGATGCGGTGCACTGGGGAAACTTCATACACCCCGTTACTGGGTGGAAAAAGATGCAGATTATGTATATGACGAGTTTCTGGAGTTTCCCAAGTATCTGGAAGGGGCAGGGCTGTATGAAGACAATGACAACCGTTTTTATGAGGGTGTTGTTACAGGTAAACCTTCAAAACTCCCTTATGAACACAGTTGTGAATCTGCTCTTGCCAAACTGACTCTTCGCTTTGTGAATCAGAATGTAGAGAAAAATGAAAAGGTAAAAGCCGACGAGCCCTGGTTTGCCTGGGTCAGTTTTGCAAGACCTCATCAGCCCTATACACCTTCCGAGCCTTTTGCTTCTCTCTATCCTGCTGAGTCTGTTTTCCTCCCCCCTGTGGATGATTGTGAAAAAGACTCTGTGAAAAATCAGAGATCTGTTGTGGAAGAAGAAAAACTCAGAGAGTGTGTTTCATCTTATATGGGTCTGATTTCCCAGATAGATCATAGCATCGGTCTGATTCTGAAAGGTCTGGAAGATTCCGGGCAGCTGGAGAATACGATTCTTGCGTTTACAACAGATCATGGTGATTTTGCAGGAGAACATGGACTCTACTCAAAAATCGGAGGTATCAGCTACAAGGCTGTTACAAAGGTCCCTCTTTTCTTCTGTGATTTCCGGAACAAAATAAATGGACGCTCTGATGAACTTATAGAATCTGTAGATGTTTTTCCGACAATTTGTGATATGGCCGGCCTGGAGACACCGAATACTATTCAGGGATTTTCCTTCCATAAGCATATAAACGGCAAAGATCAGAAGAAGAGAAGTTCTGCACTGACAGAAAATATTCATAGAAAAGCCCTGGCAACCAGGGAGTATCGCTATATCTCTAATTTAGAGAATGAAAAAGATGAGCTCTATGACCTGATAAATGATCCCTGGGAGCACAATAACCTGATTGATAATGAAGGGTATAAAGACAAGGTTGCCGAGATGTCCAGACTGCTGTTAAAGAGACTGTCTCAGGCCAGAAAACCATATAACAGCTTGAATGGTTTCTGGTATCACCACCAATACGATGATGATGGCAGAATGGATACAAAAAATAATGCTGAGCCAGGAGCCCAGTGGTAA
- a CDS encoding sulfatase-like hydrolase/transferase: MTRPNVLWIGADQLRFDTLSSNGNPYCRTPHLDTLAEEGVHFDRAYTTCSLCSPARASMLTGLYAFKHGMGTNCDMYHFLAPELTDPSQLLHHHFKNEGYRCAFAGKWHVGTEKGPGDYGFEGMSLPGYGNIRENEEFKDYLKDKGLEYKPVPEIFLNPDKQTLVTGRWGGPQESTPSHYLADRTIEMMDDYSGKDEPFFITCQFWGPHGPHMPSDEFYGLHDPGKIEPWKNFKDDLDSKPRRIKRERDDFYRDYPDDWSKASEIVARYYDCTAMLDFEVGRMLSWMEENNILDNTIIVFSTDHGDMTASHGGLQDKGLLYEETQHIPLMFYWKGHLHRGARKDLALNMDIIPTLMDLCSIPIPQNLDGISLQSALYNEEGREQREEVLQEFHGLRFLYSQRAMVSDDNWKYIFTPGDYDEVYDLNQDPDELNNLIDNPAAQDKIEELRNRLRKVTAQSGDPLKDCVSKFFGVWRTGSGQIDATSFFDDSLTAGLKGETGV, from the coding sequence ATGACTCGCCCCAATGTTCTCTGGATAGGTGCAGACCAGCTGAGGTTTGATACTTTGTCATCCAATGGAAACCCTTATTGCCGGACTCCCCATCTCGATACACTGGCGGAAGAGGGTGTTCATTTTGACAGGGCCTACACAACCTGCAGTCTCTGTTCTCCTGCCAGAGCATCCATGCTGACGGGCTTATATGCCTTTAAACATGGAATGGGTACCAATTGTGATATGTATCATTTTTTGGCTCCGGAACTCACAGATCCGTCTCAGCTGCTGCATCATCACTTCAAAAATGAGGGATATAGATGTGCTTTTGCCGGAAAATGGCATGTAGGTACAGAGAAAGGGCCGGGAGATTATGGCTTTGAAGGAATGAGTTTGCCAGGATATGGAAACATCCGTGAGAATGAAGAGTTTAAAGATTACCTGAAGGATAAGGGTCTTGAATATAAACCTGTTCCTGAAATCTTTTTGAACCCCGATAAGCAAACTCTGGTAACAGGTCGCTGGGGAGGTCCTCAGGAATCTACCCCTTCCCATTATCTGGCAGATAGAACAATTGAAATGATGGATGACTATTCTGGTAAAGATGAACCATTTTTTATTACATGTCAGTTCTGGGGACCTCATGGTCCGCATATGCCCTCGGATGAGTTTTATGGCCTTCATGATCCCGGGAAAATTGAGCCCTGGAAAAACTTTAAGGATGATCTTGATTCTAAACCTCGGAGAATAAAGAGGGAAAGGGATGATTTTTACAGAGATTATCCGGATGACTGGAGCAAGGCATCTGAAATTGTTGCCCGTTATTATGACTGTACCGCCATGCTGGATTTTGAAGTCGGTAGAATGCTCTCATGGATGGAAGAAAATAACATTCTTGATAATACAATTATAGTTTTTTCGACTGATCACGGTGATATGACTGCTTCTCATGGAGGTCTGCAGGATAAAGGTCTTCTTTATGAAGAAACACAGCATATTCCTCTGATGTTTTACTGGAAAGGTCATCTTCATAGGGGGGCGCGTAAAGATTTAGCCCTCAATATGGATATCATACCCACTCTGATGGATCTCTGTTCCATTCCAATTCCTCAGAATCTTGACGGTATTTCTCTTCAATCTGCTCTGTACAATGAAGAGGGCAGAGAACAGAGGGAAGAAGTACTTCAGGAATTTCATGGACTTCGTTTTCTTTATTCTCAGCGGGCTATGGTCAGCGATGACAATTGGAAATATATTTTTACTCCCGGTGATTATGATGAGGTTTATGACCTGAATCAGGATCCTGATGAGTTGAATAATCTGATTGATAATCCTGCCGCCCAGGACAAGATTGAAGAGCTTCGAAATCGCTTGAGAAAGGTGACTGCTCAGTCCGGTGATCCTCTCAAAGATTGTGTAAGCAAGTTTTTCGGTGTCTGGCGTACAGGCTCCGGTCAGATTGATGCCACATCATTTTTTGATGATTCCCTGACTGCCGGTCTGAAGGGGGAAACAGGTGTCTGA
- a CDS encoding dihydrodipicolinate synthase family protein has protein sequence MSRYKLKDITGVIPALITPFSKDESINEKGLRDLVEHLIKKGVNGLYLTGSTGEGFLMTPDERKQVVTMVVDQVDGRIPLMVHVGAIGTRISIELAQHAEKAGADVISSVPPFYWKFSDDSIYKYYKEITASTKLPMVVYNIPLAGLVGFDQIKRFAEIDGVEGIKFTATTHFEIMRMKEEIGKDFMIYSGCDEMSLSGLSFGADGLIGSFYNLMPEVFIRIYKAMKAKDYKSAEEQQMVANALIVHCTTGNYVGMMKRALTWMGIDGGYCRSPFINITKSEEEQLKKDFKKIKEEYKIEGIDFLECL, from the coding sequence ATGTCCAGATATAAATTGAAAGATATAACAGGTGTAATTCCTGCATTAATAACTCCCTTTTCAAAAGATGAGTCTATTAATGAGAAAGGATTAAGAGATCTTGTTGAACATCTGATTAAGAAAGGAGTCAACGGCCTATATTTAACAGGTAGTACGGGTGAAGGTTTTCTGATGACTCCGGATGAGAGAAAACAGGTCGTCACCATGGTTGTAGATCAGGTAGATGGTCGTATTCCTTTAATGGTTCATGTAGGTGCCATCGGTACCAGGATCTCTATCGAACTGGCTCAGCATGCCGAAAAGGCCGGTGCGGATGTGATTTCATCTGTTCCACCATTTTACTGGAAGTTTTCAGATGACAGTATATATAAGTACTATAAGGAGATAACCGCTTCCACTAAGCTTCCTATGGTTGTGTATAACATTCCCCTTGCAGGACTTGTCGGATTTGATCAGATCAAGAGATTTGCCGAAATTGATGGTGTTGAGGGAATAAAATTCACAGCTACAACCCACTTTGAAATCATGAGAATGAAAGAGGAGATCGGTAAAGATTTTATGATCTATTCCGGTTGTGATGAAATGTCCCTCTCTGGACTCTCCTTCGGAGCGGATGGTTTGATTGGATCATTCTATAACCTGATGCCTGAAGTCTTTATCAGGATATATAAGGCAATGAAAGCTAAGGATTATAAATCTGCCGAAGAGCAGCAGATGGTAGCCAATGCATTGATTGTTCATTGTACAACAGGAAATTACGTAGGTATGATGAAACGGGCTCTGACCTGGATGGGGATTGATGGAGGATATTGCCGAAGTCCTTTTATCAATATCACGAAGTCAGAAGAAGAACAGCTGAAAAAAGATTTTAAAAAGATAAAAGAAGAATACAAGATTGAAGGCATCGACTTCCTGGAGTGCCTTTAA
- a CDS encoding sulfatase: MDNKNVLLIISDQHRQSAMSFRGNGIVQTPHMDKLFRRGVHFDKALSPAPLCGPARCSLFTSLYPHQARGILEEEDLGARDDLAWGVETDMMLNSTSLREDPLLTKPFKECGYYTGYAGKWHLGNDILPDWFDNSYGCDNKQYTDWLKKQNLPERGWSLNDFEVRSHRQPPMSIPHTKVSPLKGEEYNDAWITDIALNYLQERPGDKPFFIGCGFNGPHPPFMIPEPWYSMYNEEDIEEPENFHPSDGEPDCKETSFYRQLWKDHGNDWKSWKKSMAVYYGFVSYIDHQIGRLINELDEQGVLEDTLIIYTSDHGEMLGSHGLWHKMQAYEESLRVPLLFSAPWLAQGQRSETAATLLDIAPTILTQNNFSVPDSYEGTDLSPWLLEKAPDDRETYLFSEQKPLGQFHKETDWRMVTDNQLKLIWNRSDKWELYDLEKDLSENINLSRNIEYSQSEARLREKLIIWMHQTDDSLYPECRKALEERLS; this comes from the coding sequence ATGGACAACAAGAACGTCCTTCTTATTATTTCTGATCAGCATCGACAGTCAGCCATGAGTTTCAGAGGAAACGGGATTGTTCAGACTCCCCATATGGATAAGCTATTCAGGAGGGGGGTACATTTTGATAAAGCCCTGTCTCCCGCACCACTATGCGGACCAGCAAGATGCTCATTATTTACAAGCCTCTATCCCCATCAGGCAAGGGGGATTCTTGAAGAGGAAGATCTCGGGGCACGTGATGATCTTGCATGGGGAGTTGAAACAGATATGATGCTCAATTCAACGTCCCTCCGTGAAGACCCATTGCTGACAAAACCTTTTAAAGAGTGTGGTTATTACACAGGCTACGCAGGTAAATGGCATCTGGGGAACGATATTCTGCCTGACTGGTTTGACAATTCTTATGGATGTGACAATAAACAGTATACAGATTGGCTGAAAAAACAGAATCTCCCAGAAAGGGGCTGGTCCCTGAATGATTTTGAAGTTCGATCACACAGACAGCCTCCCATGTCCATCCCCCATACAAAAGTCAGCCCCCTGAAGGGTGAAGAGTACAATGATGCCTGGATTACGGATATTGCTCTGAATTACCTGCAAGAACGCCCCGGGGATAAACCATTTTTTATTGGATGCGGCTTCAACGGCCCTCATCCTCCATTCATGATTCCCGAACCCTGGTACTCCATGTATAACGAGGAAGATATTGAAGAACCCGAGAACTTCCACCCCTCCGACGGCGAACCGGATTGCAAGGAGACAAGTTTTTACAGACAACTGTGGAAAGATCACGGCAATGACTGGAAATCATGGAAAAAAAGTATGGCCGTGTACTACGGATTTGTTTCCTATATTGATCACCAGATCGGCAGACTGATTAATGAACTGGATGAACAGGGAGTGTTGGAAGACACTTTGATAATCTATACAAGCGATCATGGAGAAATGCTGGGCAGTCATGGTTTATGGCATAAGATGCAGGCCTATGAGGAATCTCTGCGTGTTCCTCTCCTCTTTTCTGCCCCATGGCTGGCTCAGGGACAGAGAAGTGAAACAGCGGCGACTCTGCTGGATATTGCTCCTACTATTCTCACTCAGAATAATTTTTCTGTTCCTGACAGCTATGAAGGTACTGACCTGAGCCCCTGGCTTCTGGAAAAAGCCCCTGATGACAGAGAGACCTATCTATTTTCAGAGCAAAAACCTCTTGGGCAGTTTCATAAAGAAACCGATTGGAGAATGGTCACTGATAATCAACTGAAACTCATCTGGAACCGTAGTGATAAGTGGGAATTATATGATCTGGAAAAAGATCTGTCTGAAAATATCAACCTATCCAGGAATATTGAATATTCTCAAAGTGAAGCCAGGTTAAGAGAGAAACTGATTATATGGATGCACCAGACAGATGATTCCCTATACCCGGAATGCAGGAAGGCTTTGGAGGAAAGGTTGTCATGA